From the Cryptococcus depauperatus CBS 7841 chromosome 7, complete sequence genome, the window CCAAATTCCGTCTACAAGCAGTAACTGTAAGGTACTCTCCAGGATTCAGTCTATATGTGTTGATCATAAAATCTCTATAGTCTTTATAGACGGTAGGTGTCTTGCTCCTGtttcttgaagagaagaattcGGGGAGAGAACGGCGTTCGATTGGGTGAATGGTGGAGAGGGAAAACCAAGAAGAGTAAGATGGGATAATTAAGGGATGGGTCTGTGCTGCAAGGTAGGTAGTTGCAAGCTCATGGATTTGAGACTGGGATGGACGCTCTGGCTCCGGCGCTGGTGTTTCTGCCTCGGCAGGTGTAGCTGTTTCTCGTGGCGCGGAGGATTCTAATGTTCGCGTCAGACGCGTCTTTTCCTACACTATGCTTTCCACATACCGCCATTATCTGTTAGGAGACTAATGTTGGAAATGTCTCCGCCATAAATCGGTTCACgctctctctctttgcctGGGGCATTGGCGATGTCGTGTGTAATAACACTCTCTCCAGAGGCTTCCTGgtcttgctctttttccGCTGATGATGGCACTCGCAGCGAGACTCTAGGAATGGACATATCTGAAGGGACGAGAGGATGAATGGAATACGATGAGAGcaaaataaaaacaaattCATCCAAGAACTCGCGAATGTAAGAGAAGAGTCAACAAGTAGCACACCATCGGCAATATCGGTCATTGGAAAAAGTGGCGCTTTTCAATCTAGCCTCCACTTTATCAATGTCCGGACATGATGTCATTTGAACCGATGTCCCATTTTTTTCTGTCATTCTGGTTTTTTcagctttctttttcttctcttccgcataaaaataataatatTTCCTCTCCATTGTATAAAATGCCTCACTCAACAGCTCCACCTGTCCTCTACTCTTTTGACAATACAGAAGAACTTCAATCGTCTCTTGCAAatttcatcctcaaagcccaAACAGCCGCTATTGAGCATCGCGGTATATTCACCATTGCCCTCTCTGGCGGTTCTCTTCCCAACAATCTAAAACCCTTATCCTCACTGAAAGGTATCCACTGGGACAAATGGCAAGTCTTCTTTGCAGACGAGCGTATCGTCCCTCTCGAACATCCCGACTCCAACTACAGCGCCTGTGCCAAGTCTTTCCTTGACCATGTCCCTATTCCTCGTGAACAAATCCACACTATCAACGCTGAGAATTTTAGGGAGGAAACCCGGGTGGATCCGACGGGGGAGATCAAGGagagcgaagaagaagcagcagaTAAAGAAGCGGTGGATATTGCCGATGATTATGAGCAACAGCTGGTCACTACTTTTGGAGGTGCCAATGCGGCCAGATATCCCACTTTTGATatcattcttcttggaaTGGGCCCAGACGGTCACActtgctctctttttcccGGCCATGAGCTCCTTGCAGAAAATGACA encodes:
- a CDS encoding 6-phosphogluconolactonase, with translation MPHSTAPPVLYSFDNTEELQSSLANFILKAQTAAIEHRGIFTIALSGGSLPNNLKPLSSLKGIHWDKWQVFFADERIVPLEHPDSNYSACAKSFLDHVPIPREQIHTINAENFREETRVDPTGEIKESEEEAADKEAVDIADDYEQQLVTTFGGANAARYPTFDIILLGMGPDGHTCSLFPGHELLAENDRWVAEIQDSPKPPKRRITFTYPVLNHAFRCVFVAAGQGKQEMLAKILDEPEEGLPCSRVRPISPGLVFWFVDHAAAARVQYPKTEYKWIANSTDDDPITVQRKKMKSEMDAAVKEASSLSS